In Aspergillus luchuensis IFO 4308 DNA, chromosome 1, nearly complete sequence, the following are encoded in one genomic region:
- a CDS encoding multicopper oxidase (CAZy:AA1;~COG:Q;~EggNog:ENOG410PJMK;~InterPro:IPR008972,IPR011707,IPR011706,IPR033138, IPR002355,IPR001117;~PFAM:PF00394,PF07731,PF07732;~SECRETED:SignalP(1-21);~go_function: GO:0005507 - copper ion binding [Evidence IEA];~go_function: GO:0016491 - oxidoreductase activity [Evidence IEA];~go_process: GO:0055114 - oxidation-reduction process [Evidence IEA]), translating into MSISQSRLALLALCFVQWVSGRVVQFQLDLTYEDVSVAGDVHKAIVSNGQIPGPTLWLKQGDDVEFLVNNSMSINTTVHFHGIEQLGTPWSDGVPGLSQEQIKPGEQFLYKWKASQYGSYIYHSHTRAQIDDGLYGAIYIEPADSVERPFHLISGSDADEQEAMLAAEKNTRPVLISDWRAFSSHDILQIQTESGVEAYCANSVLINGKGSVICPSQEHINAATTPQQKQILGNLTLTDMGCLPPTPGVVGPYPYDLSKIPKGFYEGCTPSEGPTEVFKVKSSSRYASFDFISMAGSTSLVFSIDEHPMYVYAVDGRYVEPLLVDAVTVPVASRYSVMVPLKSEDQAGDYTIRVANNYANQLINGTAVLSYDTATPKQIGTSQPYINEAGANATASTVILNETDVIPFPVVAPATKADRTYILNVHNANSSYTWTLGNQYPVSNEELRPPVLFNLSSISQAYSAMTENGTWVDLIINITTSGQPQHPIHKHSNKYFVIGTGNQPFIWSSVEEAMKDIPENFNFENPQMRDTFYSPSSSTGPSWLAMRYPIVNPGPFLLHCHLQMHHVGGLALALLDGVDAWPTDIPEGYRLPVMPI; encoded by the exons ATGAGTATATCTCAAAGCAGGCTGGCCCTGTTGGCCCTCTGCTTCGTGCAATGGGTATCCGGCCGTGTTGTGCAGTTCCAGCTAGACCTGACCTATGAAGATGTCAGTGTCGCTGGTGATGTACACAAGGCTATTGTGAGTAATGGACAGATTCCTGGGCCCACGTTGTGGTTGAAGcagggtgatgatgtcgaatTTTTGGTCAACAACTCGATGTCAATCAATACTACGGTTCATTTTCATG GTATCGAGCAACTAGGCACCCCGTGGTCAGATGGTGTACCTGGACTCTCGCAGGAGCAGATCAAGCCGGGCGAACAGTTTCTCTATAAATGGAAGGCAAGCCAGTACGGCTCGTACATTTATCACTCGCACACAAGGGCTCAGATTGATGATGGCCTCTATGGGGCTATCTACATTGAACCGGCAGACTCCGTGGAGAGGCCTTTCCATTTGATCTCTGGATCTGATGCGGACGAGCAGGAGGCGATGTTGGCAGCTGAAAAGAATACACGGCCAGTTCTCATCTCGGATTGGCGAGCCTTTTCCTCGCATGATATTCTCCAGATTCAAACCGAATCTGGTGTTGAAGCCTACTGTGCCAACTCTGTTTTGATCAACGGAAAAGGCTCGGTGATTTGCCCATCTCAGGAACACATCAATGCTGCCACGACACCACAGCAAAAGCAGATCCTGGGCAACTTGACTTTGACTGATATGGG ATGTCTGCCTCCCACGCCGGGTGTTGTGGGTCCATATCCGTACGATCTCAGCAAGATTCCCAAAGGTTTCTACGAAGGATGCACACCTAGTGAAGGGCCCACGGAGGTTTTCAAGGTCAAGTCCTCATCGCGGTATGCTAGCTTTGATTTTATCAGTATGGCTGGTTCGACTTCGCTTGTGTTCTCCATCGATGAGCATCCGATGTATGTTTACGCGGTCGATGGCCGTTATGTTGAACCTTTGCTTGTCGACGCTGTTACTGTGCCCGTCGCTTCAAGATACTCCGTTATGGTGCCACTCAAGTCGGAAGACCAGGCGGGAGATTATACTATCCGCGTTGCCAACAACTATGCGAACCAGCTCATTAATGGGACCGCCGTCCTGTCATATGACACCGCTACACCGAAGCAGATTGGTACCTCGCAGCCTTATATCAACGAGGCCGGCGCTAATGCCACTGCCTCCACGGTCATTTTGAACGAAACCGACGTGATACCCTTCCCCGTGGTAGCACCTGCTACGAAGGCGGACCGGACTTACATCCTAAATGTCCACAATGCCAATTCATCGTACACCTGGACCCTGGGCAACCAGTACCCCGTGTCGAATGAAGAGCTTCGCCCTCCTGTTTTGTTCAACCTCAGCTCAATCTCGCAGGCGTACTCGGCCATGACGGAGAACGGTACCTGGgttgatctcatcatcaacatcaccacctcGGGCCAGCCTCaacaccccatccacaaGCACTCCAACAAGTACTTTGTGATCGGAACCGGTAACCAGCCCTTCATCTGGTCCTCCGTGGAAGAGGCAATGAAAGACATCCCGGAGAACTTTAACTTCGAAAACCCCCAAATGCGGGACACTTTCTACTCGCCAAGCTCGAGCACGGGGCCGAGCTGGCTGGCGATGCGCTACCCTATCGTGAACCCGGGGCCGTTCCTGCTCCATTGCCATCTTCAGATGCACCATGTCGGTGGGTTGGCACTGGCCTTGCTGGACGGGGTAGACGCCTGGCCAACTGACATTCCAGAGGGATATCGGTTGCCAGTGATGCCAATCTAG
- a CDS encoding uncharacterized protein (COG:S;~EggNog:ENOG410PQXD;~TransMembrane:1 (o500-517i)), producing the protein MDGHSNDPQLTEYAVRTGEPTGLSQGFAYDQHRPASPKFSTTLYGHHADIGPSTEDTQMLVHDGGYNSSDSSTQLSGHLLNDDLNEGHEHQRSRASSRSSVSSIPASVLTNMADGMKTAIHDNMLSHSWQDHDSKAHNGHLRSIRHREAAFRKPSSVKAMQMHTEDEGDDEYLTPPKRRGGQRFSDISIRSAGSSPLRKFHHYSPSGSAGKPKVKKEYPLVLLHCNLLPPSLPVPGAMGYHNQKILQEVLPPEYWRRWKLLEEKVGSGVLRERGVLISHPEDLYDLLEERLLESLELQRPRLDHGHFLGHDENDSDRDDQSVRESATDEEEGEECPDCGGHVVRHNNEGRKWEIKVFAANGLMRAGAWAAAWKEMEKVDVEVGLWLPSEIRRELERRLLEQEVDHFENRLQVPHLQAPEHEMSAEARRPSLHGRTPSSAIDEPSSFVPEPIESAPVTEEKAAREQRMPEPQYVPRSSDDIDLQTLLVNYVRVLASDRRNVAIAVLSLLVLFLAVNSGPQANQSALRPFPKDILEAASASTSVTAPMYSSSASWVRPTSCASSSIEHIGEISSITSSSREILQSAATPLSSVVIAPAEIPRAVSDDPPPPQAEPEASSSVEIPLVIRDLEPVTPSRLEPMENPAAEAPLLDRPELIQPVSPAMEVALHANQEADD; encoded by the coding sequence ATGGACGGCCACTCTAATGACCCCCAATTAACTGAATATGCAGTTCGTACAGGCGAACCAACCGGCCTATCTCAAGGCTTTGCCTACGACCAGCACCGACCGGCTTCCCCGAAGTTTTCGACGACTCTATACGGACATCATGCCGACATCGGTCCTTCCACTGAAGATACACAAATGTTAGTTCACGACGGCGGTTACAACTCCTCGGATTCATCTACACAGCTTTCTGGTCATCTATTGAACGACGATCTGAATGAAGGCCACGAACACCAACGTTCCAGAGCTTCGAGTCGCTCTTCGGTCTCGTCGATCCCTGCCTCGGTGCTCACAAACATGGCGGATGGAATGAAGACGGCCATACATGACAATATGCTCTCTCACAGTTGGCAGGATCATGATAGCAAGGCGCATAACGGACATCTACGCTCGATACGGCATCGGGAAGCCGCTTTCCGGAAGCCAAGCTCAGTAAAAGCAATGCAGATGCACAcggaggatgaaggagatgatgaatacCTGACCCCACCCAAGCGCAGAGGTGGCCAGCGCTTTTCGGACATTTCGATCAGGTCCGCCGGTTCATCGCCGCTGAGAAAGTTCCATCATTATTCGCCGTCAGGGTCTGCAGGTAAGCCCAAGGTTAAAAAGGAGTATCCACTGGTACTTCTACACTGTAACCTGCTtccaccctctcttcctgTGCCAGGCGCGATGGGTTACCACAACCAGAAGATACTCCAAGAGGTTTTGCCTCCGGAGTAttggaggcgctggaagctgctggaagagaaggtcgGATCTGGTGTGCTCCGTGAGCGTGGGGTGCTTATCTCTCACCCGGAGGACCTGTACGACTTGCTAGAAGAGCGGCTACTGGAGAGTCTAGAGCTACAGCGCCCAAGGCTAGATCATGGCCATTTCCTGGGACATGATGAGAACGACTCTGATAGGGACGATCAGTCTGTAAGAGAGAGCGCTacggacgaggaagaaggggaggagtgCCCCGATTGTGGAGGACACGTGGTGCGCCACAATAACGAAGGCAGAAAATGGGAGATCAAGGTATTCGCAGCCAATGGACTGATGAGAGCTGGGGCATGGGCAGCGGCTTggaaggaaatggaaaaggTCGATGTTGAAGTTGGCCTGTGGCTTCCTTCGGAGATCAGGAGGGAATTGGAGAGGCGACTTTTGGAGCAAGAGGTGGATCACTTTGAGAATCGATTGCAGGTGCCGCATTTGCAGGCGCCCGAACATGAAATGTCCGCTGAAGCGCGCCGCCCTTCGCTACATGGCCGTACACCTTCCTCGGCAATTGACGAGCCCAGTTCTTTTGTTCCGGAACCTATCGAATCCGCCCCAGTtacagaagaaaaagctGCTAGAGAGCAACGAATGCCGGAGCCTCAGTATGTCCCGCGATCAAGTGACGATATCGATCTACAGACATTGCTGGTGAACTACGTTCGAGTATTGGCTAGTGACCGACGCAACGTCGCAATTGCCGTGCTCAGCCTCCTGGTTCTGTTCCTCGCGGTCAATTCTGGGCCCCAAGCAAACCAATCGGCTCTCCGGCCATTCCCCAAGGACATTCTGGAAGCCGCATCTGCTTCTACATCAGTGACGGCGCCGATGTATTCTTCGTCTGCTAGCTGGGTTAGGCCTACGAGTTGCGCAAGTTCAAGCATTGAGCATATTGGAGAAATAAGCTCGATTACTTCTAGCTCTCGGGAGATTCTGCAAAGCGCGGCGACGCCCTTGAGTTCAGTAGTAATTGCTCCCGCGGAGATTCCCAGGGCTGTGTCCGATGATCCCCCACCGCCACAGGCAGAGCCCGAGGCAAGCTCTTCTGTGGAAATTCCGCTTGTTATTCGAGATCTGGAGCCGGTGACCCCTTCGAGGCTAGAGCCTATGGAGAACccggcggcggaggcccCACTACTAGACCGTCCAGAACTGATTCAGCCGGTGAGCCCGGCAATGGAAGTAGCCCTCCATGCGAACCAAGAGGCGGACGACTGA
- a CDS encoding putative C6 transcription factor (COG:K;~EggNog:ENOG410PHAZ;~InterPro:IPR036864,IPR007219,IPR001138;~PFAM:PF00172,PF04082;~go_function: GO:0000981 - DNA-binding transcription factor activity, RNA polymerase II-specific [Evidence IEA];~go_function: GO:0003677 - DNA binding [Evidence IEA];~go_function: GO:0008270 - zinc ion binding [Evidence IEA];~go_process: GO:0006351 - transcription, DNA-templated [Evidence IEA];~go_process: GO:0006355 - regulation of transcription, DNA-templated [Evidence IEA]), producing the protein MSHPSPQKNGGNNVPPPRQIRFVSTDGQPQTKRRRVNAACLTCRKRKIRCSGEQPVCKTCSDYNHICQGYSEPSTHARSQSDAASRTPTIAPLPPPSDATALRAARKAASRSPSSPRRTIVPITGGADKPSEALRLLEPKEEPLPTDTSSRTTKELEQQNNGASPESSRTSLSSSARTHVPYFRYFGPTAIVPGFKQMVVQVRGSRKSNPSLSSESLSPLRSPKFADAGMNNVSTLPDTRDTRDYNNIPFYDRDDSLSVSNLVMHLCDLFFVHLGCSFPFLQRDRFLRDLKDKRVDTMLVDAVCALSARFSPHPLLSPPQAPTIDGSEPQIDLKKSTRGQPFAHRAMSALVDTLSCPTLSGVQACLLLAYDEFGSNHDSGLWMYLGISIRMAQDLGMQKVQGLEYNYGLSGVTPNAVMTGQAGKLRDDQYDEPQISPGSARDMQDSESRRARERERVDSFWSIFFLDRVISSGTGRPVTLRDEDIELCFPLQSESRLANGWPAPFPPLIRIIHLYGRVTDLINGIQDVNHVTSDTLKMLAGMESDLTGIYQRLSPRLHFNAANFQAYVKAKEGTNFILLHFWFHTLIVLLHQPTLLNSFGGTIQHLYPNSRELSMSSAKTIADILSFSELVDGKSFIGNPFTSQPMYIAACAFLMESAYYSSPSSRSGSPPTQPLLANQSSGFVMPNMDSSSGTDRKPTAKHILLASAAKENYQRCYKALKALETYWEGTKYILTVLDQKAKGIVDPLLYTTEEMESAVEVSAVPPFTAPPWRRTQPSLPASGEGERPADVHTPSDGARSPKIDPSQAIGWALTGATNSSQPNLSLLYQLPAQAEPVSDKPTYSSQYSHSYPHLPVQSGDNQNPNSYPQPLEPSRNRGTTTSTSMAPGPERFSPLASSGQVTTSDANLLLGLNTSFPSPASRPPNTRPAYNHPSSRFESEAPSFNYSLPAGSDQQPGDGQMNARTVLPPAVGSHAGDIFIQSQDIDMATLQQQDQLPFTFTGEILPWLEYLPQDVLNYFGEHQNYPALMSPHDETPQAPH; encoded by the exons ATGAGCCACCCTTCTCCCCAGAAGAACGGCGGCAATAATGTTCCCCCTCCAAGACAAATCCGCTTCGTTTCAACTGATGGACAGCCCCAAACTAAGCGGCGACGAGTTAATGCGGC ATGTCTGACGTGTCGCAAGCGCAAAATCCGTTGCTCCGGCGAACAACCAG TGTGCAAAACATGTTCCGATTACAACCACATCTGTCAAGGGTACAGCGAACCGTCTACCCACGCCCGGTCACAATCCGACGCGGCATCACGAACTCCTACAATTGCCCCTCTACCGCCTCCCAGTGATGCGACTGCCTTGCGCGCGGCGCGAAAGGCCGCAAGTCGCTCCCCTAGTTCTCCGCGCCGAACCATAGTACCTATTACTGGCGGTGCTGATAAGCCTTCCGAAGCACTCAGACTGCTGGAGCCAAAGGAGGAACCCCTGCCGACAGACACATCTTCGCGGACAACAAAAGAACTCGAGCAACAGAACAACGGGGCCAGTCCAGAAAGCA GTCGCACCTCGCTGAGTTCCAGCGCACGCACTCATGTGCCCTACTTTAGGTATTTTGGGCCAACAGCTATTGTCCCTGGCTTCAAACAGATG GTCGTCCAGGTGCGAGGATCACGCAAGAGCAATCCGTCACTGTCATCAG AGTCTCTGTCTCCCCTTCGTAGTCCCAAATTCGCAGATGCAGGCATGAACAACGTCAGCACATTACCCGATACCAGAGACACCCGTGATTACAACAACATTCCGTTTTATGATCGCGATGATTCCCTTTCTGTCAGCAACTTGGTGATGCACCTATGTGATCTATTCTTCGTGCATCTCGGGTGCAGTTTTCCGTTCCTGCAGCGAGACAGGTTTCTGCGCGACCTGAAAGACAAAAGGGTAGACACCATGCTTGTGGACGCCGTCTGTGCATTGTCCGCAAGATTCTCCCCGCACCCACTGTTGAGTCCGCCTCAAGCTCCAACCATCGATGGCTCTGAGCCGCAGATCGATCTGAAAAAGTCCACTCGCGGGCAACCATTTGCCCACAGAGCCATGAGCGCCCTAGTTGATACCCTCTCGTGCCCTACGCTTTCCGGAGTGCAAGCGTGTCTATTGCTTGCTTATGACGAGTTCGGCTCGAACCATGATAGTGGGCTTTGGATGTACCTAGGCATATCCATACGGATGGCCCAGGATCTGGGAATGCAGAAGGTTCAGGGCTTGGAGTATAATTATGGCCTGAGCGGGGTCACTCCAAATGCAGTAATGACTGGGCAGGCTGGCAAGTTGAGAGATGACCAGTATGATGAGCCTCAAATCTCCCCAGGGTCCGCCCGAGATATGCAAGACAGCGAAAGCCGACGAGCTCGGGAGCGTGAACGGGTTGACAGCTTCTGGAGtatcttcttccttgaccGAGTGATTTCATCCGGAACAGGCAGACCAGTGACCTTACGCGACGAGGACATAGAACTTTGCTTCCCACTCCAGTCCGAGTCCCGGTTGGCAAATGGATGGCCCGCACCATTTCCGCCGCTTATCCGTATTATCCACTTGTACGGAAGAGTGACGGATCTCATCAACGGCATACAAGATGTCAATCATGTAACATCGGATACACTGAAAATGCTGGCCGGTATGGAGAGTGATCTGACAG GAATATACCAGCGCCTGTCGCCTCGACTCCACTTCAATGCGGCAAATTTCCAGGCGTACGTCAAGGCGAAGGAAGGAACCAATTTTATCCTCCTTCACTTT TGGTTTCATACGCTGATCGTCCTACTTCACCAACCTACGCTTCTGAACTCTTTTGGGGGGACAATCCAACATCTTTATCCGAACAGCAGGGAGCTGTCGATGTCATCCGCTAAAACTATCGCCGATATACTGTCTTTCTCCGAGCTCGTGGACGGGAAAAGTTTCATCGGCAACCCTTTCACAAGCCAGCCAATGTACATTGCCGCATGTGCTTTCCTGATGGAGAGTGCTTATTATTCGTCACCCTCTTCAAGATCTGGCTCGCCCCCAACACAGCCATTGCTGGCAAACCAATCCAGTGGATTCGTGATGCCGAATATGGATTCTTCAAGTGGAACTGATCGGAAGCCGACCGCCAAACACATACTTCTTGCATCGGCCGCAAAGGAGAATTACCAACGGTGCTACAAAGCGTTAAAGGCGCTCGAGACGTATTGGGAGGGCACCAAATATATTCTTACGGTATTAGATCAAAAGGCCAAGGGAATAGTTGATCCGCTCCTGTATACGactgaggagatggagagtgcAGTCGAAGTGTCTGCTGTCCCACCCTTTACTGCGCCCCCTTGGCGGCGTACGCAACCCTCCTTGCCCGCTTCGGGCGAAGGAGAACGTCCAGCAGATGTCCATACCCCTTCGGATGGAGCACGGTCGCCAAAGATTGACCCAAGTCAAG CTATTGGGTGGGCGTTGACGGGTGCAACCAATTCGTCTCAACCAAACCTGAGTCTTCTGTATCAGCTACCCGCCCAGGCCGAGCCCGTATCAGACAAGCCAACATACTCATCCCAGTATAGCCATAGCTACCCTCACCTTCCTGTACAATCTGGTGATAATCAAAACCCGAATTCTTATCCACAGCCGCTGGAGCCATCCAGAAATAGAGGGACTACGACAAGCACATCGATGGCACCCGGCCCGGAAAGATTCTCGCCTCTGGCATCCTCTGGACAAGTCACAACTTCTGACGCCAATTTGCTCCTTGGCTTAAATACTTCGTTCCCAAGTCCCGCCTCCCGACCCCCAAACACGCGACCAGCGTAcaatcatccttcttctaGGTTTGAATCTGAGGCGCCGAGCTTTAACTATAGCTTACCCGCTGGCAGCGACCAGCAACCTGGGGACGGCCAGATGAACGCACGGACAGTTCTCCCCCCTGCTGTGGGCTCCCATGCAGGGGACATATTCATTCAGAGTCAAGACATTGACATGGCCACGCTTCAGCAACAAGATCAGCTCCCCTTTACTTTTACTGGAGAAATCCTTCCATGGCTGGAATATCTGCCGCAAGACGTTCTAAATTATTTTGGGGAGCATCAAAATTACCCTGCTCTGATGAGTCCTCATGATGAGACGCCACAAGCTCCCCATTGA